In Lepisosteus oculatus isolate fLepOcu1 chromosome 17, fLepOcu1.hap2, whole genome shotgun sequence, a genomic segment contains:
- the ism1 gene encoding isthmin-1: protein MVRLAAELLLLLGLLLLTLHITVLRSSPLQQGNATSLNREQDIVLTENNLNDGGSSSTHHSSGERHGHPEHRAAHRPLPKHRSSQDNTGSSIQRDGPGSFLLDLHNFPDLSKADINGQNPNIQVTIEVVDAAEEEPDKELQKENKSSWPSPSWRNWWQLSTSTARHGDSQQEYTYDANTDDSNFLKPLSDWDRRGGPSQRSFEAKAQAEYDYIDGEGDWSSWSACSVTCGNGNQKRTRSCGYACTATESRTCDMPNCPGIEDTFRTAATEVSLLAGTDDFNATELFGVDTDSCERWMNCKSEFLKKYMLKVANDLPSCPCAYPTEVAYSTADLYDRGMRKEFRWKDASGPKEKLEIYKPTARYCIRSMLTFESTTLAAQHCCYDDTMKLITRGKGAGTPNLISTEFSADLHYKVDILPWIICKGDWSRYNEARPPNNGQRCEENPSDEDYYKQFQEAREF, encoded by the exons AACAATCTAAATGATGGCGGCAGCTCTTCCACTCACCACTCTTCTGGGGAGAGACACGGCCATCCTGAGCACCGGGCTGCACATAGACCGCTCCCCAAACACCGCTCCTCACAGGACAACACAGGGTCCTCCATACAGAGGGATGGGCCTGGGTCATTCTTGCTGGACCTCCACAACTTCCCTGACCTCTCCAAGGCAGACATAAATGGGCAGAACCCCAACATTCAG GTCACAATCGAGGTGGTGGACGCGGCGGAAGAGGAGCCTGACAAGGAGCTGCAGAAGGAGAACAAGTCCAGCTGGCCTTCGCCCAGCTGGAGGAACTGGTGGCAGCTCTCCACCTCCACGGCTCGCCATGGCGACAGCCAGCAGGAGTACACCTATGATGCCAACACGGATGACAGCAACTTCCTGAAGCCCCTGAGCGACTGGGACCGACGAGGAGGGCCCAGCCAGAGGAGTTTTGAGGCCAAGGCGCAGGCAGAGTATG ATTACATTGACGGGGAGGGGGACTGGAGTTCCTGGTCAGCGTGCAGCGTCACCTGTGGAAATGGGAACCAGAAGCGCACGCGGTCCTGTGGGTACGCCTGCACAGCCACAGAGTCCCGCACCTGCGACATGCCCAACTGCCCAG GGATTGAAGATACCTTCAGAACTGCAGCGACAGAAGTCAGTCTTCTAGCAGGAACCGATGACTTCAATGCCACTGAGCTGTTTGGTGTTG ATACTGACAGCTGCGAGAGATGGATGAACTGTAAAAGTGAATTCTTGAAGAAGTACATGCTGAAAGTGGCCAACGACCTTCCCAGCTGCCCCTGCGCCTACCCTACGGAGGTGGCCTATTCCACTGCTGACCTCTACGACCGAGGCATGCGGAAAGAGTTCCGCTGGAAGGACGCCAGCggccccaaagagaagctgGAAATCTACAAGCCCACCGCCCGCTACTGCATCCGCTCCATGCTGACCTTCGAGAGCACCACGCTGGCCGCCCAGCACTGTTGCTACGACGACACCATGAAGCTCATCACCAGGGGCAAAGGGGCGGGCACGCCGAACCTCATCAGCACCGAGTTTTCGGCCGACCTCCATTACAAGGTGGACATACTGCCCTGGATTATCTGCAAAGGGGACTGGAGCCGCTACAATGAGGCAAGACCTCCGAACAACGGTCAGAGGTGTGAGGAAAACCCTTCTGACGAGGACTACTACAAACAGTTCCAGGAGGCCCGGGAATTCTAA